In a genomic window of Gloeocapsopsis dulcis:
- a CDS encoding alkaline phosphatase family protein, with protein MHKTVVLNVVGLTPSLLGQHTPFLSKWAASGQIAAINPVLPAVTCSVQASYLTGKYPQDHGIVANGWYFRDECEVKFWRQSNKLVQAKKIWDARDLDPSFTCANLFWWYNMHSSVDISVTPRPMYPADGRKIPDIYTQPADLRFKLQERLGTFPLFEFWGPKTTIRSTQWIAQAAIAVEEMSSPTLTLIYLPHLDYCLQRLGTDPSAIARDLQEVDAVCQNLIQFYESRSAKVIVVSEYGITPVNRAVSLNRVLREHGYLAIREELGRELLDAGASAAFAVADHQIAHIYVSDRHKIAGVQQLIAQVPGVDFVLGEEGKAAYHLNHPRSGELVAVAAPDAWFTYYYWLDDNKAPDFARTVDIHRKPGYDPVELFVDPTLRWQQLKVAKILLQKQLGFRTLMDIIPLDVSLVKGSHGRIPTSTDDTPLLITRETNLLPSTLNAVDIHDVILSHLQQDK; from the coding sequence ATGCACAAAACCGTTGTTTTAAATGTAGTCGGATTAACGCCCAGTTTATTAGGGCAACACACGCCATTCTTATCAAAATGGGCAGCGTCAGGACAAATAGCTGCTATTAATCCAGTGTTACCTGCGGTGACCTGTTCGGTGCAAGCGAGTTATTTGACAGGGAAGTATCCTCAAGATCACGGGATCGTTGCAAATGGCTGGTACTTCCGCGATGAATGTGAGGTGAAATTTTGGCGGCAGTCAAATAAGTTAGTTCAAGCTAAGAAGATATGGGATGCACGCGATCTAGATCCTAGCTTCACCTGCGCGAATCTCTTTTGGTGGTACAATATGCACTCCTCAGTCGATATTTCGGTAACACCACGACCGATGTATCCTGCAGATGGCAGAAAGATTCCTGATATTTACACTCAACCTGCTGACTTAAGATTTAAGTTGCAAGAACGTTTGGGGACTTTTCCCTTATTTGAGTTTTGGGGACCAAAAACAACAATACGTTCGACACAGTGGATTGCACAAGCAGCGATCGCTGTAGAGGAAATGTCCTCGCCAACGCTAACACTAATTTATCTACCGCACTTGGATTATTGTTTGCAGCGCTTAGGAACTGATCCAAGTGCAATTGCGCGTGACTTGCAAGAAGTAGACGCAGTGTGTCAAAACTTAATTCAATTCTACGAGTCGCGATCTGCCAAAGTTATTGTCGTTTCTGAATATGGCATTACTCCTGTCAATCGTGCAGTTTCCTTAAATCGAGTCTTGCGCGAACACGGTTATTTAGCAATACGCGAAGAACTCGGAAGAGAACTTTTAGATGCAGGCGCAAGTGCCGCTTTTGCAGTAGCAGATCACCAAATTGCCCATATTTATGTTAGCGATCGCCATAAAATTGCAGGAGTTCAACAACTCATCGCACAAGTACCAGGAGTTGACTTCGTTTTGGGTGAAGAAGGTAAGGCAGCGTATCATTTAAATCATCCACGTTCCGGTGAATTAGTTGCCGTTGCTGCCCCCGATGCGTGGTTTACTTATTACTATTGGCTTGATGACAACAAAGCACCCGACTTTGCTCGCACTGTCGATATTCACCGCAAACCAGGTTACGATCCTGTAGAATTATTTGTCGATCCGACACTTCGCTGGCAGCAGTTAAAAGTGGCAAAAATCTTACTGCAAAAGCAACTTGGGTTTCGTACCTTAATGGATATTATTCCTTTAGATGTTTCTTTAGTTAAAGGTTCGCACGGACGAATTCCTACTTCTACTGATGACACACCGTTATTAATCACTCGTGAAACCAACTTGCTACCATCAACTTTAAATGCAGTAGATATTCATGACGTCATCTTGTCTCACTTACAGCAAGACAAATAA
- a CDS encoding PQQ-dependent sugar dehydrogenase: MSNTASANAKNTPQTLRPDIKMRNVMYTLAASPSVRIAKDPRNNNLYYLKQNGEIYRVNLATAKSYLVYSRKDHQLSNTQGMAIGQDGAIYLVGNTNLTNSLTKAIIVKGVINSSAGDRFWSILAETAGYPKSNTAYDHGFNGVVVSPGNKYIYVNSGSRTDHGEIQSANGQFPNTREVGLTTCIFRLPTNGKNIFLPNNRQTLKSKGYVFAEGIRNTFDMAFAPNGHLFGAENGPDRDMPEELNWLRQGRHYGFPWRIGGANNPQQFPGYNPSTDKLLNPIFHAVKRGFYRNDPTFPKKPNITLTEPIPNFGPHADSFRDPQDGLVKDASNLGRSLSTFTAHRSPLGLVFDTQKALSSEFQGDGFLLSWTKGNPTGDSGHGPFKDPSEDLLHLKLTKVGNTNYKLSARRIVRSFQRPIDAEIIGNKIYVLEYGGSQGIWEITLPAKK; this comes from the coding sequence TTGAGTAATACAGCAAGTGCTAATGCAAAAAATACTCCTCAAACGTTACGCCCTGATATTAAAATGCGTAATGTAATGTATACTTTAGCGGCATCTCCTTCAGTGCGGATTGCTAAAGATCCTAGAAATAATAATCTTTATTATTTAAAGCAAAATGGTGAAATTTATCGCGTTAATCTAGCTACTGCTAAAAGTTATCTTGTCTATAGCCGTAAAGACCATCAATTAAGTAATACTCAAGGAATGGCAATTGGACAAGATGGTGCTATTTACTTAGTAGGAAATACCAATCTAACTAATAGTTTGACAAAAGCAATAATTGTTAAAGGAGTGATTAATTCTAGTGCAGGCGATCGCTTCTGGTCTATTTTAGCTGAAACTGCAGGATATCCTAAAAGTAATACAGCCTACGATCATGGTTTCAATGGAGTAGTGGTTAGTCCTGGAAATAAATATATTTATGTCAACAGTGGTTCTCGTACTGATCATGGAGAAATCCAGTCTGCTAATGGACAATTTCCCAATACTCGTGAAGTAGGACTAACAACGTGTATCTTTCGACTCCCCACGAATGGTAAAAATATTTTTCTGCCAAATAATCGGCAAACATTAAAGTCAAAAGGCTATGTTTTTGCCGAAGGTATTCGCAATACATTTGACATGGCTTTTGCACCTAACGGTCATTTATTCGGTGCAGAAAATGGTCCAGATCGCGATATGCCAGAAGAATTAAATTGGCTACGTCAAGGTCGTCATTATGGTTTTCCTTGGCGTATAGGTGGAGCAAATAATCCTCAACAATTCCCTGGCTATAACCCTAGTACAGATAAGTTATTAAATCCTATTTTCCATGCAGTTAAAAGAGGGTTTTATCGCAACGATCCAACTTTTCCTAAAAAACCTAATATCACTTTAACAGAACCAATTCCTAATTTTGGGCCTCATGCAGATAGTTTCCGCGATCCTCAAGATGGACTCGTTAAAGATGCTAGTAATTTAGGTAGATCTCTTAGTACTTTCACGGCACATCGTTCTCCGTTAGGATTAGTCTTCGACACTCAAAAAGCATTAAGTTCTGAGTTTCAAGGAGACGGCTTTTTGCTGAGTTGGACAAAAGGCAATCCAACTGGAGATTCTGGGCATGGTCCTTTTAAAGATCCTAGTGAAGATCTACTTCATTTAAAATTAACGAAAGTTGGAAATACTAACTATAAACTAAGTGCAAGAAGAATTGTCAGAAGCTTCCAAAGACCGATTGATGCTGAAATTATTGGTAATAAGATTTATGTTTTAGAGTATGGTGGCAGTCAGGGAATTTGGGAAATCACTTTACCAGCAAAAAAGTAA
- the eboE gene encoding metabolite traffic protein EboE, translating into MQPLANIHLTYCTNVHPGESWQDVFANLKEYIPELKARLAPEKSFGIGLRLAAKAASKLLESNYLAQFQAWLNQNNLYVFTLNGFPYGEFHHQVVKDKVYAPDWQTSDRLDYTLRLTQILAALLPEGIDGGISTLPLSYKPWFSQVNTDDVFKSATLNIAAVAAEMARIRETTGKILHLDLEPEPDGLIENTTEVIDFFHNWLLPIGGNYLAEILGISPAITEALLLEHIRICYDTCHFAVEYEDPKSVFTRLQIAGIHIGKIQISAAIRVILPKEIAQRKVIADKLSSFAESTYLHQVIARSRDGTLHHYPDLSTALPYLEQSTAQEWRTHFHVPIFIHDYQTLQSTQDDIVEVLNLLGQLCHHLEIETYTWDVLPPAMKLDLLASIQREYEWVLQKLGD; encoded by the coding sequence ATGCAACCGCTAGCAAATATCCACTTGACGTATTGCACAAATGTTCATCCTGGTGAATCGTGGCAGGATGTCTTTGCGAATTTAAAAGAATACATTCCTGAACTCAAAGCTAGACTAGCACCTGAAAAGTCTTTTGGTATTGGTTTACGATTAGCTGCCAAAGCAGCAAGCAAACTACTAGAGAGTAATTATCTTGCACAATTTCAAGCTTGGCTGAATCAAAACAACTTATATGTTTTTACCTTGAATGGCTTTCCTTATGGGGAATTTCATCACCAAGTCGTCAAAGACAAAGTATATGCACCCGATTGGCAAACAAGCGATCGTCTAGACTACACATTACGCTTGACTCAAATTCTGGCAGCATTATTACCTGAAGGTATCGACGGGGGAATTTCTACACTGCCGTTGTCTTACAAACCCTGGTTTTCACAAGTCAATACAGATGATGTATTTAAAAGTGCCACGCTAAACATAGCCGCAGTTGCCGCTGAAATGGCACGTATTCGCGAAACAACAGGGAAGATACTTCATCTTGATTTAGAACCTGAACCGGATGGATTAATTGAAAATACAACAGAAGTCATTGACTTTTTTCATAATTGGCTATTACCAATCGGTGGAAACTATCTTGCAGAAATTTTAGGAATTTCTCCAGCGATCACAGAAGCATTGTTACTCGAACACATCCGAATTTGCTATGATACGTGTCATTTTGCCGTAGAGTATGAAGATCCTAAGTCAGTTTTTACCCGTTTACAAATAGCAGGAATTCACATTGGTAAAATTCAAATTAGTGCGGCGATCCGAGTCATATTACCAAAAGAAATTGCCCAGCGCAAAGTTATTGCTGATAAATTGAGTTCCTTCGCCGAATCAACTTATTTACACCAAGTCATTGCCCGATCGCGCGATGGCACGTTACACCACTACCCAGATTTAAGCACAGCATTACCATACTTAGAACAATCTACTGCTCAAGAGTGGCGGACACATTTTCACGTTCCGATTTTTATTCACGATTACCAAACGCTGCAATCTACCCAGGATGATATTGTTGAGGTTCTTAATTTGTTAGGACAACTATGTCACCATTTAGAAATTGAAACTTACACCTGGGACGTACTCCCGCCAGCGATGAAACTAGATTTACTCGCCTCAATTCAGCGGGAATATGAGTGGGTGTTGCAGAAGCTTGGCGACTAA